A single genomic interval of bacterium harbors:
- the recJ gene encoding single-stranded-DNA-specific exonuclease RecJ, translating to MARLGEARWVFEDIPGEKIKDLAKQLGLPYLLVVVLWKRGLRDEISIKRFLNPSEEILHDPFLLPDMESAVTRLLAARDRNEKILVHGDYDTDGISGTALLIRGLARLGFNAGFYLPHRIRDGYGLSIKSIEEAKRINASLILTVDCGVTAIEESRILKEEGFELVITDHHVPLESLPEAAAVVDPKRKDSRYPFQELSGVGVAYKLLAALSSQVKNCDYDVNDDLDLVALGTIADVVPLKEENRFFAKFGLERLSESDKPGVSSLLEIAKMKGKAATSSNVAFGIAPRLNASGRMADGLMALRLLLTDEETEAKKLVTELDKHNNLRKQTEDAMLEDARVLTESIMAEPSTKVIICKSPEWHEGILGIVAARLVDEFYRPVILFTEKDGVLKGSARSIPGFHIFEALYSARDTISNFGGHEAAAGLVLQQTRFKAFNESINAYASSIPEEVFIQKLNLDAEIELSDIDDEIRNGINKLSPFGIGNPEPCFMTRGLEIVGNPRVFGKNHLAFTVRKSGATFPVMAFRKADLILTLEPGKKGALDIAYEIAEDNYWGKNTVKLIAKDIHLNIHSEE from the coding sequence TTGGCTCGCCTTGGCGAGGCACGTTGGGTATTCGAAGATATACCAGGTGAAAAGATAAAGGATCTGGCAAAACAACTTGGGTTACCTTATTTGCTCGTTGTAGTGCTATGGAAGCGGGGATTAAGAGACGAGATATCCATTAAACGCTTTCTTAATCCTTCGGAGGAGATTCTTCATGATCCGTTTCTTCTTCCCGATATGGAGTCGGCAGTGACAAGGCTTCTTGCCGCTAGAGACAGGAATGAAAAGATTCTCGTTCACGGCGATTATGATACGGATGGAATATCAGGGACTGCTCTTCTTATAAGAGGCTTAGCCCGTCTGGGTTTCAATGCAGGTTTCTATCTTCCTCACAGAATCCGAGACGGATACGGGCTTTCCATAAAATCAATCGAGGAGGCGAAAAGAATAAATGCTTCACTCATTTTGACTGTTGATTGTGGTGTGACTGCGATTGAAGAATCAAGAATCCTTAAAGAAGAGGGATTTGAGCTTGTAATTACCGATCATCACGTACCTTTGGAATCATTGCCTGAAGCTGCGGCTGTTGTTGACCCCAAGAGAAAAGACTCCCGTTATCCCTTCCAGGAGCTTTCAGGAGTGGGCGTCGCTTACAAACTCCTTGCAGCCCTTTCGAGCCAGGTCAAGAATTGCGATTACGATGTCAACGATGATCTGGATTTAGTCGCTTTGGGAACCATTGCAGACGTAGTTCCACTGAAGGAAGAGAACAGGTTTTTTGCTAAATTCGGCCTTGAAAGATTATCAGAATCCGATAAACCGGGTGTATCTTCACTTCTTGAAATAGCAAAAATGAAAGGCAAGGCAGCAACATCTTCAAATGTAGCCTTCGGAATTGCACCGCGCCTTAATGCATCAGGACGAATGGCTGATGGTTTGATGGCTTTAAGGCTTCTTCTTACCGATGAGGAAACTGAGGCAAAAAAACTGGTCACAGAGCTTGATAAGCACAACAATCTTCGCAAACAGACGGAAGATGCAATGCTTGAAGATGCAAGGGTACTCACCGAGAGTATAATGGCTGAACCTTCGACAAAGGTAATAATCTGCAAGAGTCCCGAGTGGCACGAAGGAATACTAGGTATAGTAGCCGCAAGGCTTGTTGATGAGTTTTATCGGCCCGTAATCCTTTTTACTGAAAAGGACGGTGTACTAAAAGGTTCCGCCAGAAGCATTCCCGGGTTTCACATCTTCGAGGCTCTTTACTCAGCCAGGGATACAATCAGTAATTTTGGAGGCCATGAGGCTGCTGCCGGACTTGTTCTGCAACAAACTAGGTTCAAGGCTTTTAATGAATCCATCAACGCTTATGCATCTTCGATTCCTGAAGAGGTGTTCATTCAAAAGTTGAATCTAGATGCGGAGATAGAACTCAGCGATATTGACGATGAAATTCGAAACGGCATCAACAAACTCAGTCCGTTCGGCATAGGAAACCCTGAGCCGTGTTTTATGACAAGAGGCCTCGAGATTGTTGGAAATCCAAGGGTGTTCGGGAAAAATCATCTTGCTTTTACCGTTAGAAAATCAGGCGCGACATTTCCTGTAATGGCTTTTAGAAAGGCTGATCTCATTTTGACTTTAGAACCAGGCAAAAAGGGCGCCTTGGATATAGCATACGAAATAGCCGAGGATAATTACTGGGGGAAGAATACCGTGAAACTTATTGCTAAAGACATTCATCTTAATATACATTCGGAGGAATAA